A genomic region of Vitis vinifera cultivar Pinot Noir 40024 chromosome 7, ASM3070453v1 contains the following coding sequences:
- the LOC132254047 gene encoding uncharacterized protein LOC116803646: MGASQCLSSLSCEIRIMRAKNIELKTEGKLFVRYYLSAGNNQRVGLNSREISSKSDLFWDESFSLECLGSEESIQSLMQERVVFELRWRSKVPVLGRVRKSHVLGRVEIPWTSVFASKEMEIEKWVSMVSTGSRVVDQDGQPPALQVAMKVRIPKVAERSRRVMKWDECGCTDGGCTCVDADHIFALAAGLEAF, encoded by the coding sequence ATGGGTGCTTCTCAGTGTCTTTCTTCTCTTAGCTGTGAAATAAGGATCATGAGAGCGAAAAACATTGAACTCAAGACAGAGGGGAAGCTGTTTGTTAGGTACTATCTCTCGGCAGGGAACAACCAAAGAGTTGGGCTCAACAGCCGAGAAATATCGTCCAAGTCCGATCTCTTCTGGGATGAGTCTTTCTCTCTGGAGTGTTTGGGAAGTGAGGAGTCCATTCAGAGCCTCATGCAGGAAAGAGTGGTTTTCGAGCTCCGGTGGAGAAGTAAGGTCCCAGTTCTTGGTAGGGTTCGCAAGTCACATGTCCTGGGGAGAGTCGAGATTCCATGGACATCCGTCTTCGCTTCAAAGGAAATGGAAATCGAGAAATGGGTTTCGATGGTTTCAACCGGCAGTCGCGTTGTTGATCAAGATGGTCAGCCTCCTGCACTACAAGTGGCCATGAAAGTCCGGATTCCGAAGGTGGCTGAGAGGAGTAGACGTGTCATGAAGTGGGATGAGTGCGGGTGCACGGATGGTGGGTGCACTTGCGTAGATGCTGATCACATTTTTGCACTTGCAGCAGGCTTGGAGGCCTTTTAG